In one window of Duganella dendranthematis DNA:
- a CDS encoding transporter, whose amino-acid sequence MQAAPLSYGSDQSGLVCGYLFGRDGDGKAIPLDTDAACRWLKQREQTPQEFIWLHYNLANTASEKWLHEHTELAEEFYDSLHEGPRSTRIELADNTLVAVVNDVVHDFTFEPSDISTLWLSVDRQIVISARRKPLRAVDSLRNAVRNGEPIRSSVELLIHLLRDQADALIKIVRDAISTVDGIEDNLLAGKLTTKRASLGALRRVLVRLQRLLAPEPSALFRLLQKPPAWMAEIDAQELRQSTEEFSMVLADMASLQERIKLIQEEIAALASEANNHSLFVLTVVTVLALPINIIAGLMGMNVGGIPLAQSEHGFLVVVVIVASFTVIAGWLAFRRQRDVGTD is encoded by the coding sequence ATGCAAGCTGCGCCACTGTCCTACGGCTCCGATCAATCCGGCCTGGTATGCGGCTATCTGTTCGGCCGCGACGGCGACGGCAAGGCGATTCCGCTGGACACCGACGCCGCCTGCCGCTGGCTCAAGCAACGCGAACAGACACCGCAGGAATTCATCTGGCTGCACTACAACCTGGCCAACACCGCCAGCGAAAAATGGCTGCACGAGCACACCGAACTGGCGGAAGAGTTCTACGACAGCCTGCACGAAGGCCCGCGCTCGACCCGCATCGAACTGGCCGACAACACGCTGGTGGCGGTGGTCAATGATGTGGTGCACGACTTCACCTTCGAGCCGTCCGACATTTCCACGCTGTGGCTGAGCGTCGACCGGCAAATCGTCATCAGCGCCCGCCGCAAGCCGCTGCGCGCGGTGGACAGCCTGCGCAATGCGGTGCGCAACGGCGAGCCGATCCGCTCATCGGTCGAGCTGCTGATCCATCTGCTGCGCGACCAGGCCGATGCGCTGATCAAGATCGTGCGTGACGCCATCAGCACCGTCGACGGCATCGAAGATAATCTGCTGGCCGGCAAGCTGACCACCAAGCGCGCCAGCCTGGGCGCCTTGCGACGGGTGCTGGTGCGGCTGCAGCGTCTGCTGGCGCCGGAACCGTCCGCGCTGTTCCGCCTGCTGCAAAAGCCGCCGGCGTGGATGGCCGAGATCGACGCGCAGGAGCTGCGCCAGTCAACCGAGGAATTCTCGATGGTGCTGGCGGACATGGCGTCGCTGCAGGAACGGATCAAACTGATCCAGGAGGAGATTGCGGCGCTGGCCAGCGAGGCCAACAATCACAGCCTGTTCGTGCTAACCGTGGTGACCGTGTTGGCGCTGCCGATCAACATCATCGCCGGCCTGATGGGGATGAACGTGGGCGGCATTCCGCTGGCCCAGTCCGAGCATGGCTTTTTGGTGGTGGTGGTGATCGTGGCGAGTTTTACCGTGATCGCCGGCTGGCTGGCGTTTCGTCGTCAGCGCGACGTGGGGACGGACTGA
- a CDS encoding HDOD domain-containing protein has translation MNKLEAFGHIAALAIRGELIFPTSVNAALRVQLALDDPDCPIDTAISLVLAEPLLAAKTVAIANSAMFNRAGAPVVTNVRGAIMRIGYQNLFALAAAMVVRQFGSKITDPKVRNMAEKLWDHTIAVAALGRLIARHVTGVNEDTALFAGIVHEVGGFYLLSRADEFPGLLDEDPENWHSASEEIITREVMRKLCIPEPVADAIEGLRDSFMSIPPDTLLDTLLLANHLTPVKSPLQEPQRDLPPHSDSAIDLFIDEQRLASMLEDAKRDAADMSAALLV, from the coding sequence ATGAATAAATTAGAAGCATTTGGCCATATTGCGGCCCTGGCCATCCGTGGCGAACTCATCTTTCCGACCAGCGTCAACGCGGCGCTGCGCGTCCAACTGGCATTGGACGATCCCGATTGCCCGATCGATACCGCGATCAGCCTGGTGCTGGCGGAACCCTTGCTGGCAGCGAAAACCGTGGCCATCGCCAACTCGGCCATGTTCAACCGCGCCGGCGCGCCGGTAGTGACCAATGTGCGCGGCGCCATCATGCGCATCGGCTACCAGAACCTGTTTGCGCTGGCGGCCGCCATGGTGGTGCGCCAGTTCGGCAGCAAGATCACCGACCCCAAGGTGCGCAACATGGCGGAAAAGCTGTGGGACCACACCATCGCCGTCGCCGCGCTGGGCCGCCTGATCGCGCGCCACGTCACCGGCGTCAACGAAGATACCGCGCTGTTCGCCGGCATCGTGCATGAGGTCGGCGGCTTCTACCTGCTGTCGCGCGCTGACGAGTTCCCGGGCCTGCTGGACGAGGACCCGGAAAACTGGCACTCGGCCAGCGAAGAAATCATCACCCGCGAAGTGATGCGCAAGCTGTGCATTCCCGAGCCGGTGGCCGACGCCATCGAAGGCCTGCGCGACAGTTTCATGTCGATCCCGCCCGACACGCTGCTCGACACGCTGCTGCTGGCCAACCACCTGACGCCGGTCAAGTCGCCGTTGCAGGAACCGCAGCGCGACCTGCCGCCGCATTCCGACTCCGCCATCGACCTGTTCATCGACGAGCAGCGACTGGCGTCGATGCTGGAAGACGCCAAACGCGACGCCGCCGACATGAGCGCGGCCCTGCTGGTCTAA